In a genomic window of Seriola aureovittata isolate HTS-2021-v1 ecotype China chromosome 11, ASM2101889v1, whole genome shotgun sequence:
- the LOC130177386 gene encoding gamma-crystallin M3-like translates to MHGKIIFYEDKNFQGRSYETSSDCADMSSHLSRCHSCKVESGCFMVYDRPNYMGQQYFLRRGEYSDYQRMMGFGDCIRSCRMIPMHKGSYRIRLYEMENFGGQMHELNEDCDNIQDRYRMSDCQSCNVMDGHWLMYEQPHYRGKMMYLRPGEYRNFRDMGYDGMRFSSIRRITDSC, encoded by the exons ATGCACGGCAAG ATCATCTTCTACGAGGACAAGAACTTCCAGGGTCGCTCCTATGAGACCAGCAGCGACTGCGCCGACATGTCCTCCCACCTGAGCAGGTGTCACTCCTGCAAGGTGGAGAGCGGCTGCTTCATGGTCTACGACCGCCCCAACTACATGGGCCAGCAGTACTTCCTGAGGAGGGGCGAGTACTCTGACTACCAGCGTATGATGGGTTTCGGTGACTGCATCAGGTCCTGCCGTATGATCCCCATG CACAAAGGCTCCTACAGAATCAGGCTCTACGAGATGGAGAACTTCGGTGGTCAGATGCACGAGCTGAACGAGGACTGCGACAACATCCAGGACCGCTACCGCATGTCCGACTGCCAGTCCTGCAACGTGATGGACGGCCACTGGCTGATGTACGAGCAGCCCCACTACAGAGGCAAGATGATGTACCTGAGGCCCGGAGAGTACAGGAACTTCAGGGACATGGGATACGATGGAATGAGATTCAGCTCCATCAGGCGCATCACTGACTCCTGTTAA
- the LOC130177389 gene encoding gamma-crystallin M3-like yields the protein MTTTDMSMGKIIFYEDRNFQGRSYECMSDCADMSSYLSRCHSCRVESGCFMVYERPNYMGNQYFMRRGEYADYMSMMGMSSGIRSCRMIPMHRGQFRMKIFERENFGGQSHELNEDCDNIQDRYRMSDCQSCQVMDGHWLMYEQPHFRGRMMYVRPGEYRNFRDMGMSSNRFMSMRRITDMC from the exons ATGACCACCACTGACATGAGCATGGGCAAG ATCATCTTTTACGAGGACAGGAACTTCCAGGGTCGTTCCTATGAGTGCATGAGCGACTGCGCCGACATGTCCTCCTACCTGAGCAGGTGCCACTCCTGCAGGGTGGAGAGCGGCTGCTTCATGGTCTACGAGCGCCCCAACTACATGGGAAACCAGTACTTCATGAGGAGGGGCGAGTACGCCGACTACATGAGCATGATGGGCATGAGCAGTGGCATCAGGTCTTGCCGTATGATCCCCATG CACAGAGGCCAGTTCAGGATGAAGATCTTCGAGAGGGAGAACTTCGGTGGTCAGAGTCACGAGCTGAACGAGGACTGTGACAACATCCAGGACCGCTACCGCATGTCCGACTGCCAGTCCTGCCAGGTGATGGACGGCCACTGGCTGATGTACGAGCAGCCCCACTTCAGAGGCAGGATGATGTACGTGAGGCCCGGAGAGTACAGGAACTTCAGGGACATGGGCATGAGCAGCAACAGGTTCATGAGCATGAGGCGCATCACTGACATGTgctaa